The following proteins are encoded in a genomic region of Allorhizobium pseudoryzae:
- a CDS encoding LysR family transcriptional regulator, with amino-acid sequence MITVTRNDEIIRTVSTLPPGELAAFLAVAEHGGFRAASRTLGQTPSALSHAVAGLERRLKVKLFHRSTRNVSLTEPGRRLAERLMPALAEVGLAVEELHDQTASLSGLVRINCDANAAEQVLMPLLTRFMKLQPAVRFEVRSEGRLVDIAEGGFDCGVRAAELVPSEMVAIPIGPDQQHIVVASPAYLDNAPPLASPSDLSLHQCIQLRMAGGSIYRWEFQRRGEEIVVATTGNLVVDQSRLLLAAALDGCGLAYVTRWMAADAVADGRLRQVLSEWTPPYPSLCLYCPRHSHIGAAMRAFLDFLRSRRSNPKCS; translated from the coding sequence ATGATCACCGTTACACGCAATGATGAGATAATTCGAACAGTCAGCACGCTCCCACCCGGCGAGCTAGCAGCGTTCCTTGCCGTTGCCGAGCACGGTGGGTTTCGTGCCGCGTCAAGGACGCTCGGCCAGACGCCGTCGGCGCTGAGCCACGCGGTCGCCGGACTTGAGAGACGTCTAAAGGTGAAGCTCTTCCACCGTTCGACCCGGAACGTATCTCTGACGGAACCGGGGCGGAGACTTGCTGAGAGACTGATGCCGGCGCTTGCGGAAGTTGGCCTCGCGGTCGAGGAGCTGCACGACCAGACTGCCTCGTTGTCCGGACTCGTGCGGATCAACTGCGACGCCAACGCCGCCGAGCAGGTGCTAATGCCGCTGCTGACCCGCTTCATGAAGCTTCAGCCCGCAGTGCGATTTGAGGTTAGGTCAGAGGGAAGACTGGTCGACATTGCTGAAGGAGGATTCGACTGCGGTGTGCGTGCAGCGGAACTCGTCCCGAGCGAGATGGTCGCGATCCCGATCGGTCCGGACCAGCAGCATATCGTCGTGGCATCGCCCGCCTATCTCGATAATGCGCCTCCCCTCGCAAGCCCATCGGATCTCTCGCTTCACCAGTGCATCCAGCTCCGGATGGCCGGTGGGTCGATCTACCGCTGGGAGTTTCAGCGTCGCGGCGAGGAGATCGTCGTAGCAACGACAGGCAACCTCGTCGTCGACCAGTCCCGACTTCTCCTGGCGGCGGCTCTGGACGGTTGCGGGCTTGCTTATGTCACAAGATGGATGGCGGCTGACGCAGTCGCCGACGGGAGACTCCGGCAGGTGCTATCCGAATGGACCCCGCCCTATCCCAGCCTCTGCCTTTACTGCCCGAGACACAGTCACATAGGGGCGGCAATGCGCGCGTTTCTTGACTTCCTGAGATCCCGGAGGTCCAATCCAAAATGCTCTTGA
- a CDS encoding nucleotidyltransferase family protein yields MKSVDLMYQTMLAELGQRSLDAAWTADFSPEGRFTPANIKGRKYWYFDIPDGHGGTKRRYVGPADDPDIAQRVSDHKRDKDDLRARRRLVNTLTREGGMISPDAMSGDIVEALADGGLFRLRGVLIGTVAFQCYSGLLGVRLPMAAILTGDADIAQDYAISREVEDSLPPIVELLQHVDASFRPVPHRSGSGASSAFQNADGYRVEFLTSNRGSDDYVDQPAKMPALGGASADPLRFLDFLIRDPVRTILLHRSGIPVVVPDPARYAVHKLIVASRRHTDGQGPAKREKDIRQAALLFEALQQTRRSADLALVYNEAWERGPAWQDAIRIGAGMLPAPDADRFKTVLIDGAKKNREEIELPLGE; encoded by the coding sequence ATGAAATCCGTCGACCTCATGTACCAGACTATGCTCGCCGAGCTAGGTCAGCGCTCGCTCGACGCCGCTTGGACGGCTGATTTCTCTCCAGAGGGTCGATTTACCCCCGCGAACATCAAGGGACGCAAGTATTGGTATTTCGACATCCCGGATGGACACGGTGGCACCAAACGTCGCTATGTTGGTCCTGCTGACGATCCGGATATAGCACAACGCGTATCTGATCATAAGCGGGACAAGGACGACCTACGCGCTCGCAGGCGGTTGGTAAATACCCTGACCCGCGAAGGTGGGATGATTTCCCCCGACGCCATGTCGGGCGACATTGTCGAAGCTCTTGCCGATGGGGGGCTCTTTCGACTCCGTGGCGTTCTCATCGGCACGGTGGCCTTTCAATGTTATTCAGGGCTGCTGGGCGTGCGCCTTCCCATGGCTGCCATACTGACCGGCGATGCGGACATCGCTCAGGATTATGCCATCAGTCGAGAGGTTGAAGATAGTCTGCCTCCGATCGTGGAGTTGCTGCAGCACGTCGACGCCAGTTTCCGGCCCGTTCCACATAGATCGGGATCAGGGGCCTCGTCAGCGTTTCAGAATGCCGACGGCTACAGAGTTGAATTCCTGACATCGAACCGTGGCTCGGACGACTACGTCGATCAGCCGGCGAAGATGCCTGCTCTTGGCGGCGCTAGCGCGGATCCACTACGCTTTCTCGACTTTCTCATCAGGGACCCGGTAAGGACAATCCTGCTCCACCGAAGCGGCATCCCAGTCGTTGTCCCTGATCCGGCTCGGTATGCCGTCCATAAGCTCATAGTCGCCAGCCGTCGGCACACTGACGGGCAAGGGCCAGCGAAGCGCGAGAAGGACATTCGCCAGGCCGCGCTGCTTTTTGAGGCGCTGCAGCAGACAAGGCGATCCGCCGACTTGGCCCTCGTCTACAACGAAGCATGGGAGCGCGGCCCTGCGTGGCAAGACGCTATCCGAATTGGGGCGGGGATGCTGCCGGCACCAGATGCAGACCGGTTCAAAACGGTCCTAATCGATGGCGCAAAGAAAAACCGCGAAGAAATTGAACTTCCGTTGGGCGAATAG
- a CDS encoding SDR family NAD(P)-dependent oxidoreductase, with the protein MTSPIPFGFSSTAADVLEGIDLAGRNVIVTGGAAGIGLETSRALAATGAAVTIAARRPDEAERAVAELKRAMPESRLRVRRLDLADLTSVKEFAESWNEPLHVLVNNAGVMAIPELQRNAQGREMQFATNYLGHFALALGLRPHLAKANGARVVSVASTGNLFAPVFWDDPDFRFIPYDPLLAYGQSKTACILMSVGITKNWASDGITSNALNPGAIATGLQKHTGGLRTPEHLRKTIEQGAATSVLLAGSSLVEGISGRYFDDCQEAPVVDERGPGPFKGVARYAVDPENAFRLWEMTTRMVSSPL; encoded by the coding sequence ATGACATCACCCATCCCGTTTGGGTTCTCGTCGACCGCCGCCGATGTATTGGAGGGTATTGACCTTGCCGGCCGGAATGTCATTGTGACCGGTGGCGCCGCAGGCATCGGGTTGGAGACGAGCCGCGCTCTCGCCGCAACAGGCGCGGCTGTGACGATTGCGGCCCGCCGACCGGATGAAGCCGAAAGGGCTGTCGCGGAGCTGAAGCGCGCAATGCCTGAATCCCGCCTCCGCGTTCGTCGCCTCGACCTCGCCGACCTGACTTCCGTGAAGGAATTCGCAGAGAGCTGGAACGAGCCTCTGCACGTCCTCGTCAACAACGCGGGTGTCATGGCCATTCCGGAATTGCAGCGGAATGCGCAAGGACGGGAGATGCAGTTCGCCACGAACTACCTGGGGCATTTCGCGCTCGCACTCGGCCTGCGTCCGCATCTGGCCAAGGCAAATGGTGCCCGTGTCGTTTCGGTCGCCTCGACCGGCAACCTCTTTGCGCCGGTATTCTGGGACGATCCGGACTTCCGCTTCATTCCGTACGATCCGCTGCTTGCCTATGGGCAGTCAAAGACAGCCTGCATCCTGATGTCCGTCGGAATCACCAAGAACTGGGCCAGCGACGGCATCACGTCCAATGCGCTCAATCCCGGAGCAATTGCAACGGGTCTTCAGAAACACACCGGCGGTCTCCGAACGCCTGAGCATCTGCGCAAGACGATAGAGCAGGGGGCCGCCACGTCGGTGCTGCTGGCGGGTTCGTCTCTGGTAGAGGGCATTTCCGGAAGATATTTCGACGACTGTCAGGAAGCCCCAGTCGTCGACGAGCGCGGACCTGGGCCCTTCAAAGGCGTGGCGAGATACGCGGTCGATCCCGAAAACGCGTTCCGTCTTTGGGAGATGACGACGAGAATGGTCTCATCGCCGCTGTAG
- a CDS encoding carboxymuconolactone decarboxylase family protein, protein MSRMNWSEVAPDGAKALFGVHHYVTAKTNLPAELIHLVFLRVSQINGCAHCIDMHSRDLRKTMSVDKIALVPVWDEVPHLFNDQERAALAWAEEVTNVSQTHASDEAYTAAAAAFEPKDLVDLTITIAAMNAFNRLGAPFRLPVAAKA, encoded by the coding sequence ATGTCCCGCATGAACTGGTCCGAAGTCGCCCCCGACGGCGCAAAGGCGCTGTTTGGTGTCCACCACTACGTCACAGCTAAGACGAACCTGCCGGCCGAGCTGATCCACCTCGTCTTTCTGCGCGTGTCACAGATCAACGGCTGCGCCCACTGCATCGACATGCATAGCCGTGATCTGCGCAAGACGATGTCCGTCGACAAGATCGCACTGGTGCCGGTGTGGGACGAGGTGCCTCATCTGTTCAATGATCAGGAGCGCGCCGCTCTCGCCTGGGCTGAGGAGGTGACGAATGTCAGCCAGACTCACGCGTCGGACGAAGCTTATACCGCTGCCGCTGCCGCTTTCGAACCCAAGGACCTCGTCGATCTGACGATCACGATCGCCGCGATGAACGCCTTCAACCGACTTGGTGCGCCGTTCCGTCTTCCGGTTGCGGCAAAGGCCTGA